A region of the Carettochelys insculpta isolate YL-2023 chromosome 11, ASM3395843v1, whole genome shotgun sequence genome:
aggactcctgggtcccacagCAGTACTAGTACCAACTCTGGGCTGTAGCTGGGCTCCCCGGACGTTTGACTGGCTCCTGGGCTGTAGAGTTGATGCTTTGTTCCagactctctccctctctgtctctcagaGGTTCAGCTGAAGCCGAAGCACCAGCCATACAAGGTGTGccggcagtggcaggagctgctctTCCGTTTCACTGATTGCCCAGAGGATGAGATCATGCAGGGTACGTCTACAAAGCTTCCTCACTCCTTCCGGGCCTGCTGGCGCCCCCACCCGCCCTTGGAATGCCCTACTCCTATTACTAAGTTCATACCATCTGGCTTAGTTGGTGGAGGGGGGGCGTGAAaagaaccaggactcctgggggaTGTGGTCTAGTGGGTGAGGGCCTTAGGGACTGAGAGTCAGGAGTGATAGTCCcagctggagggggaagggagtcGGGTCTGGTGTGTTAGTGCAGGGGGAGGATTGGGTGTCAGGACTGTGGGCTTCTGTCCCCAGTCAGGGGAGGGGAATCTAGTGGGTTTGGTAGCTAGGATTCTGGAGTTCTCGTCCAACTCTGACCTGTTTCTCCAGCCTGGCGGGCTCCCCAGGCAGTTTCCAGGAGGCAGTGGTAAAGCGGACTCTTTCGGACCATGTACATATCTTTACTGGGGTCTCTTTCATCTCCCAGATGAGCCCTCCCTGCAGTTCAGAAGGAACGTGTTCTTCCCGAAAAGAAGGGAGCTGCAGGTGAGCGCATGGACTCCTGATGTCACTCACCTCTGTGACCATGTGGCGAGGCCTTTTGCATATTGATTAACTTGCTATTGTTTAGCCTCCGACTATCCAGGAGGTGAAGAGCCTAAACCCATTTCAAGCCCACAAGAGATGGGGTCCTCAGGAGATGACAGCTGGGTCATTCACAATTTCTGTTGCTGTAGCTCTGTATGGGCGTCCTCTCCCTGGCAGGTCAGGTCACCAGCCATCCCCTGGCTGaagtgagagacagtccctgcaccCTTGAGCCCATGGAGCTCGGGTCTGTCCCTCTCCCCATCTGCCTCTCAtgcaccagggcactggagccatgcacttcctcctcctcccccgccagcATTTTCTGAGCACTGCAAATCAACTGACTCATACATGTGgcgcccccccactccccttccatcccagagctggaactgcTGAGCTGCAAAGTTCTAGTTCTGGGAGGGGACGTCCTGGGGGCGGAGCGTGACTCGATTGATTTGCGGTGCTCTGAAAGCTGAGAAGGTGGTGGAGGAAacgtggggctctggtgcccagaGGTGCAAGatgcttgtgggggagggggcccccAATGGAGCACTCCGAGGCTATGGGTTgcagcagcccactgaggtgagggagggccactcatgtggcccactccctGTTTTTGGTTGCTCACCGTTGGTCTAGCAAGATGGACGATTGTTCTTGCTGTTAtgcagagagggaaactgaggcacgggaggGGAGATGGCTTCCTGGCTGCGCCTGCAAGTCCTGTGTCAGGCCATAACTAAGAGCATTGCTGTATAAAAACATCTGCTCTGCCGCATTAGGCTTTTGTAAAATCTCACCATGACCAATCTGCTGTTCCCAGCTTTGTGGTGAACTGCCAGCTCAGTCTCTTTGCCTCCTGCTCTGATTCCTTAGTCCtcatctgcctgggggaaggAACATTGATTATCCAGAGGTTTGAGGTACAGCTGGTGCCAGCTCCTCGGCAGATGTTCTAAAATGAGTTTAATTGAACGCTGTTCCCGGTGCCATTCAGCAAGAGACCGAAGCAGCGTGGTCTGTTCGTTTTTTTGCAAAGCAGATTGAGAAGGGATGTTGAATgctatcagagaggtcgccgtgttagtcagtAGTCTAAtaacacaaaacagcagtcgggtagcactttaaagactaacaaaataatgtattagggaatgagcttccatgggacagacccactttttcagatctgtagcatttccagtccagactcagttatatagcccagaggtccaaaaaattctcaataaaaactgacaaatcagctaagTGGAACTGAAGGAGAGGGGCTAGGGATGTTAACAGTTGTCCATTTTATTGCAGTTTGGAAATGCAatagatccgaagaagtgggcctgtcccacgaaagctcatcacctaatacattattttgttagtctttaaagtgctacatgactgctgttttaagAAGGGGTGTGTTAGTGTGGAGGACAAAATGGCTTGGGGACAAAATGGCACGTGCCAAAAGGATGGAACCAGCCAGGACAGCTCCAGCAAAATGCCAGCTTGTGTACTTTTCAGGAATGCATTTTGATGCATGTAGCAGGAAAATCTCCAAATCCGGAAGGGCCACAGAAACGCAGACCAGCAGTGCAATGGTTAGGGCAATGGCCTCAAATGTGGCCCTGGGCGAGCGTTTCTATCCTATGGGCGTAGAGCTGGGGGGTTGTCTCCAGGAGATATTTGGAAAGATGTTGTTTTTGTTCTTCCATTGGAACGAAACCaaacctgagatttttttttttttttttttttcatgcaatgGAATTGTTTCCCAGACAGCTGCACTGCGGGGCCCTTAGCCTAGCAGAGAAAGGCAGCAGAAGAAGAACCGGCCTGACCTGTTCCAACTAGAAATAAGGTTTTATCAGAGCAaatgattaaccactggaacaaacttGCAGGGagcatggtggattctccatcttttTGAAGTAGTCACCCCAAGACTGTATGTGAGGAATGGGGTTTGGCTCAGTACAGAGGTAGCTGGGGGAAAGGTAATACCCTATGTCAGACGGGAGACCCGACTAGATGATGGACTGAgcccttttggccttaaaaatGGCCCCCCAGGCAGCCCAGCTTGCACCAGAGGTGGAACTGGAGCCAGTGTCTGGCCTTCTCTTTGATCCTATCCTTTGGCCTGCAGCTCGAACATGAGGCTGTCCTGCGGCTGCTCTATGAAGAGGCCAAGTTCAACATCCTGGAGGGACGCTACCCGTGCGACCCTGAAGACTGTGAGCAGCTGGGAGCGCTGGTCTGCAGGTTGCAGCTGGGTCCCTACGACCAGGACCAGCACACGCCCTGTGCCTTGAAGTaagagggcagtggggagcactgcaggggaaggaggggtgtaGCCTAGAGTACAGGGGAGTTGGTCACCTGGAGGACATCAGCCTTTTCACTGTATAAACTCAGGGCAGTGTAGTTCCCCTTTGGTGTCCAATACGTCTCCCATTGGTGTGGGTCTGGCCTGGGAACAGGCTTTATGCAGTTACGAGGGGGCTGTACACGAGGTAGCTTGCATAGGCCAAGCACACTCCACGTGCTGGGGTCCTGTCCATTCCTCCACAGCTCCCCAAGTGTCCCCTGCCCAGACCTGACCTCGGACTCCttgcaaccccaccccccaccccaccccaccaccaccaaactcCTCTATGCCAGGGGTTCTGTGTGGCACACATCCCCGACTCCCCCATTCCTTCCCTGTGTCCTGAGTTGTGTACATGCTCCCCTTGTTCTTTTCTGTCTGGGCTCAGTCAGGGAGTCAACAAGTTACTCCtgagcagagagcagcaggggtggtgttATGCTGGAGGTGTTCATAGTGCCCTCAGCTCTCTGTGCATAGCTGCTTGAAACCGACTAGATGGTGCAGATGGCAGAGGCTTCATGAGTCCCCTTGTGCTTTTCTGTTGGTCCCCCAAATCAGAGCCACCGCTGCATGGAAAACTTCCTGAAGTTCTGgtaatgagcagcagcagccgtcAAAAACCCTTCTTATGTCTCTCTAGAGAAATGCCGCTGAGCTGAGCGTGAAAGCTTTGCAAACTTGCCAGCTGCACTTCTGTTACTGCAGTCAGTCCAGGAGCAAAGTTCTAGGCTGACTTCTACTTTCCCCCTTCTGTTCTTCATTCTCCCACCTTCCTTTGCCTTTCTTGCCTTGTTTCCTCTCTCTGCTTTCCCTACAGGAGTTGCTCCCCACCTCTTGTCCCTTTCCATCTGCTAAAATGACCACTAGTCGCCCGAGACTTGACCACCAGTGAGATTAGTGTGTGTCAGGGGGTGCAGACCTCTTAGAAGCTTGCTGGAGACTCGGGTGTGTCAGTTACCCTGGGGGCAGTTTTCCCACCCTCTCCAAGGCAGTGGGTTCAGGCTCGCTCCAGACTCAGGCAGGCCTGACTGTTGCTTGCACTTGGGACATgcctcccagcccttccctcgGTCATTCTGTTGGCAGACGCTGTGAGCGGGGAGTTGTGCTCCAGTGATGCAGGGACGGTTTTCTTGGCAGCCATGTGTGATGGCTGAGATTCGGCGccagggttcccgctaattttttccatctgtggacagaataaattttgttgtgtgcaccgaggtatatgtgtgggtgtgcaccatcagtagaaacccacgctgccggctgtgggcgctctgctgatcagctgggcagcacctgaatctctcctgggcagctgccctggaccTGGGCTTAGAACCGTGGAGCACTGGCTGTCAGTCCCTCTGGTGAATGCGCTTTCCCATGCGTGGAGTGATGCTGGTGGAAGAAGATGCGGCAGgtttcccccactccctgcagcctgggTGCGGCTGGATGGCTAGTAGAGGGGTCTGCTGATTATACGCAGCACTCACTCCCAAAGAATCCAGGATTGGCTGGGCTCCTGAGCCCAGATAATGGCTCATTGTCTCACCCAGCTGTGCTCGGCCTGTGGGGCAGCTTAGCTGGACTTGCTCCGGAACAGTGGCACTATTCAGTGGAGTGGTGCTGGTAGCTATGCAACACCCACCTCTCCTGGGGAGACTGGTCACAGCTGTATAACATGCGTGCTCTGTCGGCCTGGCAGAGTGCAGGGCCGCCACCTACTCTCACCACCAGACCTATGGCACTCGCATGAGTTATTATCTCAGAGGGGAACTGGAGTGGAAGGGGCCTGGAAGAGTGGGATGGAGGCTGACGGGGAGGTTGCTATACTAGCCCAGGGGCCATGATGGAGCTGCgtagctgcctcttcccccgtcCCCCCGTTCTGAGAGCTGTGCTGCCCTTGCAGGGAGAAGCTGGAGGCCTTCCTGCCTGCGCACCTGTGCCGGCGAGGGCACGGGCTGCTGACGGTGCTGCGGAAGCGGGGAGCCAAGCAGCCAGCCTATGAGCAGGGGCTGCTCCAAGCCTTCCAAGCCgtgcaggaggaggcagcctgTGAGGAGCCTGAGGCCCTGCGCCAGCACTACCGGGCCTATCTGCAGCGCTGCCACCAGCTCCCGTACTATGGGTGAGTCTGTGCAGCCGGCACCTGTCGGAGAGGGGAGTGTGGTTTGGCAGTCCCAGTCCAGAAGTCCCATTTGTTCCTCCGTCACCCCCGTTTGCCATCTGCCCAGGCTCCTCAGGCAGGGGCCTTGTTGTGCAGACACCCTGGCCGTAGTGTGGTGACACGATTTCACGATAGCCTCTGTGTCTTTGTTTCCTGTGGTTCAAGGGACGTTGCGGGAGGAATGTGGTGTCCGGGGGCTAAACCCCTAAGCTTTCCCAGTTTTGTTAGTGAGTGCTTGtgcaagctgagcacttcctCGTGCGaggcctccctgccctggtgcaaTATGTATGTCTTGCTCTCCAGCTGTGCTTTCTTCTACGGGGAGATTGACAAGCCAGCCCAGGGCTTCCTGCACCGGGGAGGGCGCAAGGCCGTGTCAGTTGCCATCAGCCTAGAGGGCGTGTATGTCATTGACAGCAAGGAGAAGGTAACGCTGGGGTGAGGGGCGGGACTCCAGTGGCTGCGGGTGCCTGAACGCTGTGCTTGAGAACGGACACTGCTCTGTTGTGGGACGTGGGTGGGGACCGCTTCTGTATCCCCTGCGTTCCTCCAGTGCCTCCTAGTGCTGCCCAcggcccccagggctgctccctgcacttcctaGCACCTCCTAATACTATCCAAGGGTTTTTCGTAGTGATTGTCACCACCGCATCTGAGCCGGCCAGTCCCCCAGCCTCTGAGCCAGCAAGATCCTGTGTCCCCagcccccctgagccagccagtcgaCCTGCTGTGGGCTTGGATCTCAGCCAGTGCCCCaacatgggagagacccactgtTCCGTTCTGTGCCCCCTAGAGCCAGCTCCCCTACTCTGGGTCTGGCTTGTAGCTGGCACTGCCCAGCCGAGAGAGGTGCCATGGGCCACTCTTCTTTCTACGGCAGCATGTCTTGCTGGGCCTGCGGTTCCAGGAGCTCTCGTGGGACCACACGTACCCCGACGAGGAGGAGGAGCACATCCTCTGGCTGGAGTTCGATGGGGAGAACGAAGGGACCCAGGTCAACAAGCTGCTGAAGATTTACTCCAAGCAGGTGACTGGGTTCTCCAGACAGTTTCCAGTCTCCGGGCCTCATCCAACATCTGGTCTCCCTACAGAGGCGGCCAGCGAGGTGCAGGGGGTATAATCAATGCTCCCATCACAGTTCTAGCCATCTGCCTTTGCTGGAATCCCGATGCGTTTCACAGGCCAGCAGCAGTCAGCCTGGGAACAGGCTCTGCCTGGGACTGGATTAGGAGGTTGCATTCCCTGAGTCAGCCAATTCCCACCTCCACCGGGCTGGAGTGGCCACCTGAGCCAGTCAGTCTGCTCTGCCCTAGTAGGGAAGGGCCTAGCGGACCCATGACCCCTGCTGCTTCTTTGCAGGCAGAGTTGATGAGTGGCCTTATCGAGTACTGCATTGAGCTGAACTCAGCAGCTGAGGCATCGGCGCCGGACAACAGTGCCTCCCAGAGCCCCCCGCCGCTGCAGGTCAGCAAGCTGCGCCCCAAGCTGCGCCGGCAGAACAGCGTGGTCTGCAGCCGCATCCAACACCTCGCTACCATCGACTACATTGAGGACGGtaaggggggagcagggggttcatcctgggatgctggagccacccctgagcctgccctgctCTCTCCCAGTCTTCCAGAGCCTCCAGCATCTCTTGTGCTAGAGTCATTCCCAGTGGTGTCTTGGCTCCATTATCGTCCCAGCATTACTGGCGGTTAAGTCAGTAGTAGAGCCAGGGAGGGATTTCAGGAATCGAGACTTCTATCCCCCAATCtactcccagagccagggagagcccagaagtcctggctctcagcccccactcccccgccTTTCCCAGACTGgaggctagaacccaggagtctgatCTTCCCCTCCGCTGGGAGTCTCAGGAGCTGTGTTGGGGGGAAAGTCATTTTGTGAGCCCTTTCCGGCTCCCACTAGCcagctgtggccctgtggggttCAGTGAGCGAATCCAGGGCTGACTTgttcttgtctctctctcccccatcccctaCTCTCTGGGCTCCAGGCAAAGAGATCAAGCGTGTGAAACCCAAACGGACGGCCTCCTTCTTCACCCGCCAGTTCTCTCACGGCCCTACCTCCTACTCAgccgtgcaggctgcagcagagagttTGGAGCAGGGCTGAGTGCTGCCTTTTGCCGGAGCATGGGGAGCAGTGGACCGATCCATGCAGGGGCATGCCCTGTGCCCAGCCTGCTGGCGCTCCTCTGAGCTAAGATGTGTGCCTCCCTAAGTTATTCTGTGTTAATTTATACCAATGGGATCCCAGCCTGCTGCATCTAAAGTCACTGCCCACCCGTCTCGTCCCTCTTCTGCCGCCATTCCATCCGGGGCCCTCAGGTGCCCAAGTTCCTCTGGTTCTGTTGCTTTGAGCgttctctgcagctgtgcaccgACACCCCCTCCTGGTGTGGTTGCAGGTG
Encoded here:
- the FRMD8 gene encoding FERM domain-containing protein 8 isoform X2, coding for MEGTDGTAVPPSLADRSHRSSISSTSARSLDVLVYLVDDTAVQLSVDNLMSVTAHELHRIIRDALQLPECAMDVFSLWLISPLLEVQLKPKHQPYKVCRQWQELLFRFTDCPEDEIMQDEPSLQFRRNVFFPKRRELQLEHEAVLRLLYEEAKFNILEGRYPCDPEDCEQLGALVCRLQLGPYDQDQHTPCALKEKLEAFLPAHLCRRGHGLLTVLRKRGAKQPAYEQGLLQAFQAVQEEAACEEPEALRQHYRAYLQRCHQLPYYGCAFFYGEIDKPAQGFLHRGGRKAVSVAISLEGVYVIDSKEKHVLLGLRFQELSWDHTYPDEEEEHILWLEFDGENEGTQVNKLLKIYSKQAELMSGLIEYCIELNSAAEASAPDNSASQSPPPLQVSKLRPKLRRQNSVVCSRIQHLATIDYIEDGKEIKRVKPKRTASFFTRQFSHGPTSYSAVQAAAESLEQG
- the FRMD8 gene encoding FERM domain-containing protein 8 isoform X1; the protein is MFLSLQMEGTDGTAVPPSLADRSHRSSISSTSARSLDVLVYLVDDTAVQLSVDNLMSVTAHELHRIIRDALQLPECAMDVFSLWLISPLLEVQLKPKHQPYKVCRQWQELLFRFTDCPEDEIMQDEPSLQFRRNVFFPKRRELQLEHEAVLRLLYEEAKFNILEGRYPCDPEDCEQLGALVCRLQLGPYDQDQHTPCALKEKLEAFLPAHLCRRGHGLLTVLRKRGAKQPAYEQGLLQAFQAVQEEAACEEPEALRQHYRAYLQRCHQLPYYGCAFFYGEIDKPAQGFLHRGGRKAVSVAISLEGVYVIDSKEKHVLLGLRFQELSWDHTYPDEEEEHILWLEFDGENEGTQVNKLLKIYSKQAELMSGLIEYCIELNSAAEASAPDNSASQSPPPLQVSKLRPKLRRQNSVVCSRIQHLATIDYIEDGKEIKRVKPKRTASFFTRQFSHGPTSYSAVQAAAESLEQG